From Acidobacteriota bacterium, one genomic window encodes:
- a CDS encoding nuclear transport factor 2 family protein — translation MKNTITAIIIALFAFCGTVFGQTTQSDDSKAIVALMNQFGATWSGGDLKAFGDLLTDDVIHVSPFGDLTVGKTEVVKLMQWVHDVPNKGKKFEVTTSDETLNFTGTNSAVLTCRLKFRNDSAEKHPDERFTAVLAKVGKDWKVAQFQVVMISEPPMRMK, via the coding sequence ATGAAAAACACAATTACGGCAATTATCATCGCATTATTCGCATTCTGCGGCACGGTTTTCGGTCAGACGACACAAAGCGACGACAGCAAGGCTATCGTTGCCCTGATGAATCAGTTCGGCGCCACTTGGTCCGGTGGCGATCTGAAGGCATTCGGCGATCTGTTGACCGACGACGTTATCCACGTCAGCCCGTTCGGTGACCTGACGGTTGGCAAGACTGAGGTCGTGAAGTTAATGCAATGGGTTCACGACGTTCCGAACAAAGGCAAGAAATTCGAGGTAACGACGAGTGACGAAACTCTCAACTTTACCGGAACGAACTCGGCGGTCCTTACGTGTCGCTTGAAGTTCCGGAATGACAGTGCCGAGAAACATCCGGATGAGCGGTTCACGGCGGTGCTTGCGAAAGTCGGTAAGGATTGGAAGGTCGCCCAATTCCAGGTGGTAATGATCAGCGAACCGCCGATGCGAATGAAATAG
- a CDS encoding serine/threonine protein kinase → MEDPTRIDPESETGRWRRIKEILTGASALSLEERRSYITDACAADDDLKNEVERLLKSLDEGDSFLETPAIANAPSVFEEKATRIDDNTDRIVTNSDGFVAGTILANRYRILGLLGKGGMGEVYKADDIKLGQVVALKFLPDRLERNASALERFHAEVRTARQVSHPNVCRVFDIGEIDGRHFLSMEFIDGDDLSSLLRRVGRLSAERAVEIARELCVGLAAIHNAGILHRDFKPANVIIDGKGKARITDFGIAGIEAEIANDRLRVGTPAYMSPEQIAGKDVSAKSDIYALGLVLYEIFTGKQAFVADSIPELIRKHQTETPTNPSEYVKGIDPLVESVIAQCIAKDPKDRPATALHVAMALPGGNPMQIALDAGETPSPEMVAASPKRGAVSPLIAGALLAGGILMLVFAAIASMRTSAQNLIPFSKPPEVMSERVNEIVTRFGFSDVPAERFSRFRVDFSYSDYIRENASKEDWEKISTGQPLVFVFNEEQSPRYFDVYAVGNGMWTNGPLAAPGMRSVTLDTRGRLIAFSAVPPKFTPESVDSIVDFSEAFRFAELDFSKFKEVEPRWTPPSGYDTRKAWEGVMPDHPEIALRVEAAGFQGKVVFFRLVYPWTKTSVAQIDAYTTRVWIAMSLFAVLVVLTVAAAAFLVRKNLKSGSGDRSGAFKTSFVVFCSIFLGWFLSMGHVPALMPELGRFAHSIRVALFAAAATWLLYLALEPFVRRNLPELIISWNRLLAGDWRDPLVGRDVLIGTVWAIVHVALIHAANLSAAASGSDYEPMINDSSLISLLSSSSMIFSGIGLGVAGGFLVICFFVLIFLILRRFNYAALAFFLIVTSVDVAVYGRSLPAVPFLVVIGLLGCLVNFRFGLLATVVSQVVVFWLVNSPLTVHVGAWFAGDMVAKSVLVAILLAYGYKTSMANNALFGRDPVRI, encoded by the coding sequence ATGGAAGACCCAACCCGCATCGATCCAGAATCTGAAACCGGTCGCTGGCGAAGAATCAAGGAGATACTCACCGGAGCGTCGGCCTTGAGCCTCGAGGAGAGACGTTCGTATATAACCGATGCCTGCGCCGCCGATGATGACCTTAAGAATGAGGTTGAGCGGCTTCTTAAGTCGCTGGACGAAGGCGACAGTTTCCTTGAAACTCCGGCGATCGCGAATGCGCCGAGCGTTTTCGAAGAGAAAGCGACGCGGATCGATGACAACACCGACCGGATCGTGACGAACAGCGACGGCTTCGTCGCCGGAACGATTCTCGCCAACCGTTACCGGATTCTCGGACTTCTCGGAAAAGGCGGAATGGGCGAGGTTTACAAGGCTGACGACATCAAGCTCGGACAGGTCGTCGCGTTGAAGTTCCTTCCGGACCGCCTTGAGCGTAACGCGTCGGCGCTTGAGAGATTCCACGCCGAGGTCAGAACCGCGCGGCAGGTATCGCATCCCAACGTCTGCCGCGTTTTCGACATCGGCGAGATCGACGGTCGTCACTTTCTTTCGATGGAGTTCATCGACGGCGACGATCTTTCTTCGCTTTTGAGGCGAGTCGGGCGATTGTCGGCCGAACGCGCGGTCGAGATCGCGCGCGAACTCTGCGTCGGCCTCGCCGCGATCCACAACGCCGGAATCCTTCATCGCGATTTCAAACCGGCAAACGTCATCATCGACGGCAAGGGAAAGGCCCGGATCACGGATTTCGGAATCGCCGGAATCGAAGCCGAAATCGCGAATGATCGTTTGCGGGTCGGTACGCCGGCCTATATGTCGCCCGAACAGATCGCGGGCAAAGACGTCTCGGCCAAAAGCGATATCTACGCGCTCGGTCTCGTCCTTTATGAGATATTCACCGGCAAGCAGGCGTTTGTCGCCGATTCGATTCCCGAACTGATTCGCAAACATCAGACGGAAACACCGACCAATCCTTCGGAATATGTGAAGGGAATCGACCCGTTGGTCGAGAGCGTGATCGCGCAGTGTATCGCCAAGGACCCGAAAGATCGTCCGGCAACGGCGCTTCACGTGGCGATGGCGCTTCCCGGCGGAAACCCGATGCAGATCGCGCTCGATGCAGGAGAAACCCCGTCGCCGGAAATGGTAGCCGCATCGCCGAAAAGGGGCGCAGTTTCACCCCTGATCGCCGGGGCTCTTCTCGCCGGTGGAATCTTGATGCTCGTTTTTGCCGCAATCGCATCGATGCGAACGAGCGCGCAGAATTTGATCCCGTTCTCGAAACCTCCTGAGGTAATGTCAGAGAGGGTGAACGAGATCGTCACGCGATTCGGATTTTCGGACGTTCCGGCCGAACGGTTTTCACGATTCCGGGTCGACTTTTCGTACTCGGATTACATCCGTGAAAACGCGTCAAAGGAAGACTGGGAAAAGATATCGACAGGACAGCCGCTTGTGTTTGTGTTCAATGAGGAACAAAGCCCCCGGTATTTTGATGTTTATGCGGTCGGAAACGGTATGTGGACCAACGGGCCGTTGGCGGCCCCCGGAATGCGATCCGTTACGCTCGACACCCGTGGGCGTCTGATCGCGTTCAGCGCCGTGCCGCCGAAATTCACGCCTGAGTCGGTCGATTCAATAGTCGACTTTTCGGAAGCATTCAGATTCGCCGAGCTCGATTTTTCGAAGTTCAAAGAGGTCGAGCCGAGGTGGACCCCTCCGAGCGGATACGACACGCGAAAGGCTTGGGAAGGGGTGATGCCCGACCATCCGGAGATCGCGCTTCGGGTCGAGGCCGCAGGGTTTCAGGGCAAGGTCGTCTTCTTCCGATTGGTTTATCCGTGGACAAAAACAAGCGTCGCCCAGATCGATGCCTACACGACACGGGTTTGGATCGCGATGTCTTTGTTCGCCGTGCTGGTCGTTCTTACGGTCGCCGCCGCGGCATTTCTGGTGCGGAAGAACCTAAAGTCAGGAAGCGGCGACCGAAGCGGGGCGTTCAAGACGAGTTTTGTCGTCTTCTGCTCGATCTTCCTCGGCTGGTTCCTTTCGATGGGCCACGTTCCGGCGTTGATGCCGGAGCTGGGGCGGTTCGCTCACTCGATCCGGGTCGCACTCTTCGCGGCGGCCGCAACGTGGCTTCTGTATCTCGCGCTCGAACCGTTCGTCCGTCGAAACTTGCCTGAGCTGATCATTTCTTGGAACCGCTTGCTCGCCGGCGATTGGCGCGATCCGTTGGTCGGCCGCGACGTCCTGATCGGAACCGTCTGGGCGATCGTTCACGTTGCCTTGATCCATGCGGCCAACCTCTCTGCGGCGGCGAGCGGGAGCGATTACGAACCGATGATTAATGATAGTTCGCTGATATCGCTTCTCAGCAGCTCGTCGATGATCTTCTCGGGAATCGGATTGGGGGTTGCCGGCGGTTTTCTCGTTATCTGCTTTTTCGTCTTGATATTTTTGATCCTCAGACGCTTCAATTATGCGGCGCTGGCCTTCTTCCTGATCGTCACGTCGGTCGATGTCGCTGTCTACGGACGTTCGCTGCCGGCGGTGCCGTTCTTGGTTGTGATTGGTCTTTTAGGATGCCTGGTCAATTTCCGATTCGGCCTGTTGGCGACCGTCGTTTCGCAAGTGGTAGTGTTTTGGTTGGTTAACTCACCTCTGACCGTACACGTCGGCGCCTGGTTCGCGGGTGATATGGTTGCCAAATCGGTGTTGGTTGCGATCTTGCTCGCGTATGGCTACAAGACCTCGATGGCGAACAACGCGTTGTTCGGACGTGATCCGGTCCGGATCTGA
- a CDS encoding cation:proton antiporter, translated as MHTPILFEDLLIILLVSVPVAFACLRLKLPLLVGLMLTGIVIGPYGLGLIKELEAIEVLAEIGVMLLLFTIGLEFSLTRLREMRRLVLVGGGMQVLLTVAITTGIAFGLGRELGQSVFFGFLVALSSTAIVLKSYIERREVDSPHGRAGVGILLFQDISVVLMMLFLPILGGKEALTVGALARSLGGSLLALVVIVGLSALLIPKILRQVGKLRSPEVFLLTVVLLFLAISFATSQFGLSLALGAFIAGMVLSESDYSHQVTADILPFRDVFNSIFFVSIGLLLSVGALWANLWNVLGLVVFLFALKFLIIWAVVWFMRLPQRVAVMTALGLAQIGEFSFILAKAGKPFSLLSESDYQSFLAASIISMLATPFLIAVAPRLGYFVQSFIADKPDKDLIGHDDEEIHLTSSGGLKNHVVIVGYGLNGRNLARVLRSVGISYAVLDLNAETVSRAKAKGEKINFGDATRREVLHHAHIDEAHALVIAISDPDAARRTVKQAREMNQGIYILVRTRYTSEIGELMKLGANEVIPEEFETSIEIFSRVLQCYRIDRLTIESQIGRIRRQGYEMLRSPSLPQIAVADLDSVLESATTESIKLRPGSPVIGKRLSVVKLREKTDVTLMAAIRDGETMIGPGRDFAFAAGDILVLFGKNEKIEAAVTLLQGEENENGFNP; from the coding sequence ATGCACACACCAATACTCTTTGAGGATTTGCTGATCATTCTACTGGTTTCAGTACCGGTCGCTTTTGCTTGTCTGCGGCTGAAACTTCCGCTTCTAGTCGGCCTGATGCTGACCGGAATCGTTATCGGTCCATACGGCCTCGGCCTCATCAAGGAACTCGAAGCGATCGAGGTTCTCGCCGAAATCGGCGTGATGCTGCTACTGTTCACGATCGGGCTCGAGTTCTCGTTGACGCGGCTGCGCGAAATGAGAAGACTCGTGCTCGTCGGCGGCGGTATGCAAGTGTTGCTGACAGTTGCGATCACGACCGGGATCGCGTTCGGGCTGGGCCGAGAATTGGGCCAATCGGTTTTTTTCGGTTTTCTCGTCGCGCTTTCAAGCACGGCGATCGTTCTCAAAAGCTATATTGAACGACGCGAAGTCGATTCACCGCACGGTCGTGCCGGCGTCGGAATCTTGCTCTTTCAAGACATCAGCGTCGTACTGATGATGCTCTTTCTTCCGATCCTCGGCGGCAAAGAAGCACTGACCGTCGGCGCGCTCGCGAGATCGCTCGGCGGATCGTTGCTCGCGTTGGTCGTGATCGTCGGGCTTTCGGCCTTGTTGATTCCAAAGATTCTCCGGCAGGTCGGAAAGCTGCGCAGCCCGGAAGTCTTCCTGCTGACCGTCGTTCTGCTTTTCCTCGCGATCTCGTTCGCGACGTCGCAATTCGGGCTTTCGCTCGCGCTCGGAGCGTTCATCGCGGGAATGGTCCTCTCTGAATCGGACTACAGCCATCAGGTAACGGCCGACATTCTCCCGTTTCGCGACGTTTTCAACAGCATTTTTTTCGTTTCGATCGGACTGTTGCTTTCGGTCGGCGCGCTTTGGGCAAACCTCTGGAACGTACTCGGATTGGTCGTTTTCCTGTTTGCGCTCAAGTTCTTGATCATCTGGGCAGTGGTCTGGTTTATGAGGTTACCGCAGCGTGTGGCGGTAATGACTGCACTCGGACTGGCCCAGATCGGCGAGTTTTCCTTTATTCTCGCAAAGGCCGGCAAACCGTTCAGCTTGCTGTCGGAATCCGATTATCAAAGCTTCCTCGCGGCGTCGATCATCTCGATGCTTGCGACTCCCTTTTTGATCGCCGTTGCACCGCGCCTTGGCTACTTCGTTCAATCGTTTATCGCCGACAAGCCTGACAAAGACCTTATCGGGCACGACGATGAAGAGATTCACCTGACGTCGAGCGGCGGATTGAAGAATCACGTAGTAATCGTCGGTTACGGTTTGAACGGGCGCAACCTCGCGCGCGTGCTGCGTTCGGTCGGTATTTCGTATGCGGTGCTTGACCTCAACGCGGAAACGGTCAGCCGGGCCAAGGCAAAAGGCGAAAAGATCAATTTTGGCGACGCGACGCGACGCGAAGTTTTGCATCACGCCCACATCGACGAAGCGCACGCGCTGGTAATCGCGATCTCGGATCCTGACGCCGCCCGCCGAACCGTGAAGCAGGCGAGGGAGATGAATCAAGGGATTTACATTCTGGTTCGGACGCGCTACACATCCGAGATCGGTGAATTGATGAAACTCGGCGCGAACGAGGTGATTCCGGAGGAATTCGAAACCAGCATCGAGATCTTTTCGAGGGTTCTTCAGTGCTACCGCATCGACCGTTTAACGATCGAGAGTCAGATCGGAAGGATTCGCAGGCAGGGTTATGAAATGCTGCGTTCGCCGTCATTGCCGCAGATCGCCGTGGCCGACCTCGATTCCGTGCTTGAGTCGGCGACGACCGAGTCAATCAAGCTTCGGCCGGGTTCACCTGTCATCGGAAAGCGTTTGAGCGTGGTGAAACTTCGCGAAAAGACCGACGTCACGCTGATGGCCGCGATTCGCGACGGCGAAACGATGATCGGTCCGGGCCGTGATTTCGCCTTTGCCGCCGGCGATATTCTGGTTTTGTTCGGCAAAAACGAGAAGATCGAAGCCGCCGTCACGCTGCTGCAGGGTGAGGAGAACGAGAACGGTTTCAACCCGTGA
- a CDS encoding GNAT family N-acetyltransferase, whose protein sequence is MVFSDIELSKRLERTEARANAAFVEARASLEPESGAAWIDIGGTYAMFDAIESPITQTFGLGMFGEVTSAVLGELETFFTDRGAPVHHEVSPLAGAELMATLYERGYRPIELTSVMYQELNGENLWDPITSPKVTTRITRAGEEELWARTSARGWSTEAEGLEEFMFGFGTISANCKGGFPFLAELDGVPISTGMLFIYDGVAILAGASTVPEGRRKGAQSALLEARLRFAVENGCTIATMGALPGSQSQRNAEKNGFRVAYTRTKWSGDFRF, encoded by the coding sequence ATGGTCTTCTCGGACATTGAACTCTCAAAACGACTGGAACGGACAGAAGCGCGCGCGAACGCGGCGTTTGTCGAGGCGCGTGCGTCGCTGGAGCCCGAAAGCGGGGCGGCTTGGATCGACATTGGCGGAACCTACGCGATGTTCGATGCAATCGAATCACCGATCACGCAAACGTTCGGACTTGGAATGTTCGGTGAGGTCACATCCGCCGTACTCGGAGAGCTGGAAACGTTCTTCACCGACCGCGGCGCGCCGGTCCACCACGAAGTTTCGCCGCTGGCCGGCGCCGAATTAATGGCAACGCTCTACGAACGCGGCTACCGGCCGATCGAGCTGACAAGCGTAATGTATCAGGAATTGAATGGTGAAAACCTCTGGGACCCGATCACTAGCCCGAAAGTCACGACGCGGATCACCCGGGCGGGCGAAGAAGAACTTTGGGCGCGAACGTCGGCGCGCGGCTGGTCGACCGAGGCCGAGGGGCTTGAAGAGTTTATGTTCGGATTCGGCACGATCAGCGCAAACTGCAAGGGCGGCTTCCCGTTTCTTGCGGAACTCGACGGAGTTCCGATCTCAACCGGGATGTTGTTCATTTACGACGGCGTCGCGATCCTCGCCGGCGCCAGCACCGTTCCCGAAGGACGGCGCAAAGGGGCGCAGTCCGCACTTCTTGAAGCGCGCCTCAGGTTCGCCGTCGAAAACGGCTGCACGATCGCCACGATGGGCGCGCTTCCCGGAAGCCAATCGCAGCGAAACGCCGAAAAGAACGGGTTTCGCGTCGCCTACACGCGAACCAAATGGAGCGGAGACTTTCGATTTTAG
- a CDS encoding sigma-70 family RNA polymerase sigma factor has translation MDRAEQITQLLKDWGDGRGEALDELMPLVYAELHRKASKYLRNERQGHTLQTTDLINEAYLKLVGLNEIEWQSRNHFYAIASTAMRRILVDHARERKRDKRGGVAEDLPIDDALQIASPQRPVDIVALDEALDRLARLDKRQARIVELRYFAGLSNDETAAVLGVSNATVRLDWTMAKNWLRKELDK, from the coding sequence GTGGACAGAGCCGAACAGATAACTCAGCTGCTGAAAGATTGGGGCGACGGGCGCGGCGAAGCGCTCGATGAATTGATGCCGCTTGTTTACGCCGAGCTTCATCGCAAGGCTTCAAAGTATCTTCGCAACGAGCGTCAGGGGCATACTCTGCAGACGACCGATCTGATAAATGAGGCCTATCTCAAGCTCGTCGGACTTAACGAGATCGAGTGGCAGAGCCGCAACCACTTTTACGCGATCGCTTCGACGGCGATGCGGCGCATACTCGTCGATCACGCTCGTGAACGCAAGCGCGACAAACGCGGCGGCGTGGCCGAGGATCTTCCGATCGACGATGCGCTTCAGATCGCTTCGCCTCAGAGACCGGTGGACATCGTCGCGCTCGATGAGGCCCTGGATCGTCTCGCACGACTCGATAAGCGACAGGCCCGAATTGTCGAACTTCGTTATTTCGCGGGACTTTCGAACGATGAAACGGCGGCCGTTCTCGGGGTTTCGAACGCGACGGTCCGGCTTGACTGGACGATGGCCAAGAACTGGCTGCGGAAGGAATTGGATAAGTAA